GGATCCCCGCAACGTTCCCTTGGGGATGTCGAAGCTTTCGTAGGCGCGCTCCTTTTCCGCAATCGCTCCCGCGTTTTCGATCGGAATCAGGACCGGTGCGGTCTTGGCGTTCTGCGGAAACAGTCCCCGCACCAGTGACAGATATTTGTCGCTCAGCGGCACGACGAAAAGCACTGCGCGCACCTCCTTGGTATCGAGCGCGCGGCGGACGTCGTCCGGCGCAAGGTTCTTGAAGGCGACGTTGGCGCGGCCAAGGTCATACGCCTTGGTCAGGACGCCGACGATCTTCTGATTGGTCTCGCCTCCCACGACGCCCACGGTCGTCCGCTTCAGGCCGGCGATATCGGTGATGGCCGACCCCGGCGGCGCAACCAGCAGTGCCACGGCCTCGGCCAGGACGACGATGGCTTGCGCCTGCGAAAGGTCGCCGACATCCCCGCGAACGACGGCGAGGTCGGTCTTGCCGGACGAGAACGCGGCGGCGGATTCGATTGGGCCGGTGGTCTCGACGATCTTGAGGCGCACCGGCGCGTTGTTGACGACGAGCCGGCTCGCAAGCGCCGACAGGATCTTGGGGGCGTCGCCATCCAGCGAACCGACCGCGATCGACAGCGTCGCCGGCCGGACGTACCAGCGGTAGGCATACAGGCCCGCGGCAGTCGCCAGCCCCACCAGCACAAGGACCACGATGAGGCGGAGCCACATCGGCAGCTTGGCGGCATCGATGCCAATTCTCGACAAGTCGTCCATGGGACCCGCGACGCTGACCGCCCGGCGCTGCTCAGCCTCTGCCTCACTGCTTCCTGGGCATCTCCGACTGACCCCGGAAGGGCTGCGGCAACATTGATCTTGATCAATGGTTTATGGGCGAGAACCACATGCAATGACCTGCTTCCGTCCGCCGACAGTTGGATCATGGCGATTCCCGGCCTCGTTTCGGTGCCTCACAGGCCGCTCCCGGTGCTCGGCTGGATACCGGGCTATCGGCGCGAGCGCTTGGTGCCCGGCGCACTTGTGGACGTCACGCTCTGGGCGGTGATGGTGCCCCATCTTCTTGGAAGGGAGCTCTGCTATGCGCGATTCCGCTGACCGGACAGGCGTGATGCACGCCCGTTTGCGAACCCCGAGAGCCGCCGCCATCGCCGGGGTCGTGTTCTCGATCCTGCTCCTTGCCGTGTTTGTGCTGATGCGGCATTCGGTGCCACGGGATCCCCTGGAAACGGGCGCCTGGCTGCACACCGGAGCGACCAACGTTGTGATCGCATTGAATCTGGTGCCTTTTGCAGGAATAGCCTTTCTCTGGTTCGCCGGTGCGCTCCGCGACAGGCTTGGGCAGCGCGAGGACCAGTTCTTCGCAACCGTATTTCTCGGCAGCGGTCTTCTGCTCCTGGCGATGCTGTTTGCAGCCGCCGCCGTCGTCGGGGCGATCATATTGGCGTTTCACGCCGCTCCGGAGGTCCCGGTCGATTCAACGACGTTCCATTTCGGACGCGCGCTGGCCTACGGAATGATCAACATCTACGTGGTGAAAACAGCATCCGTTTTCATGATCACGACGTCGACGATCGGCGTCTACACCGGCCTCACGCCGCGCTGGCTGGCGTTTGGCGGATACGTGATCGCAGCGATCCTTCTGATCGGCAGCTACTATTTCGACTGGAGCATCCTGGTGTTTCCGGTTTGGGTTCTCCTGATCAGCATCAGCATTTTGATGGAGAAGAACGCCGCGACGACCGGGGCAACCCTGTAGTTTCGTGAGCTAATCCCCTAACCCGCCGCGTAGGAAGCCACGAGAAGCACGACACCCAGGATGCCAAATCCGACCAGGCCATGGGTGATTGTCCATGCCAGGCTGTCACGCGCAAGCTTGATCCCGAACCACGGCAGCACGCGCCGGACGACCGTTGTCGAGATGGCCGTGAGCACGGCACATCCGACGGCCACACCAATAATCGTAGACCAGGGCGGATCGACGAGACCGAGCGGCACCAGCCAGGCCGGCGCGGCCGCCTTCCAATGCGTGAGCAGGATCGATGCGCCGGTCATCCACACGAAGAAATGTACAAACGTCTCGCCGAGCGAATCGGGAACGAGCCGTATCCCGACCTTGCGCAACGCCCAGTCGGTCATCCCCTCGTTGGTGAAGAAGATGAGCAGGCCGAGATCGAGCGGAAACCGCGTCCGCAACAAGCCCGCGATGAGGCCGAAGAACAGAACGTGAAAGATGAGCGACACGAAATATTCCAGGACACCCCATTCCGAGCGGGTTGACTGTGCCGATGCTTTCGCGGGGCCGGCGGCCGGGACGCGTGGGGGCGGAGGCGCCGGCGGCGTCCATTGGCGTGGCTCTCTGCGTGGCTCCATTAACTTTACCCCTGCGGAAGGACGGACATCCCGGCATGCCCCCGTCTGGACGACCACGTCATGCGCTGTAGTGGGATTAGTCGTCGAAAGCACAGGACCGGTTCAGAGGCGGTCCGACCGGTGCGATTAGCCTGCGGCGCTCACCGTCGGGCCCGGTAAATCACGACGTTTTCGCCGCGATAAATCGTGCTCCGCTCCAGGATAAAATCTGATTTCTCCAGCACGCGACGGGATGCGCCGTTCTCGACGAAGACCAGGCCGATGAGCGACGGCAGCTCGGGCCGGGCCAGTCCGATGCGCGTCAGCGCGTTCGCGATCTCGCTCGCCAGTCCCCGGCCCCAAAGACTGCGCTTGAAAGTGTAGGCGATCTCGATCTCGTCGACGTCATCCACGAGAATGTGCCGAATTCCGGCCCTCCCGGCGAACTCCCCCGTTGGCGTCCTTAGCGCCCAGAGCCCAAAGCCATGGCGATCCCAGTGGGCCATGTTGACCGCGAGGTACGTCCTCGTTGTTTCGGGCGAGCGCACGCCGCCGAGATATCGGGACACTTCGGGATCGAGATGCAGCGCAACCAGATCCGTTAAGTGACCTTCGTGCAGCCTCTCGGCAGTCAGTCTCTCGGTGGTGAAGTGGTCCATGGAGGCCGATAGCCGCGCGCCGTCCATTCAGACGCGCTCGACGAGATGTGCCCGCGAGGGCGAGGGCTCAAATCGATCGGCGAAATATTGCGTTTCGTGCGCCACCAGTCCTTCGCGGAATTCCATGATGCTCACCGCATAGGACGGTATGTCGTCATAGCTGAGCGTGAATTCAGTCACCCAGAGATCGCCGCCGCCAACAATTCGCCGGACCGCAAAGCGCTTCCTGTTGGGCTGGACGAACCGGCTCTCCCTGATTTTGTGCCGGCCGCGGATCCGCTCGCCCGATTGCGGATAATCGAGCATCGCATCCTCACGGTAGATATCATGCTCGGCATCGAAATCACCGGCATCCGACGCATTCCAGTGACGCTCCAGCGCAAGCCGCACGGTTCGGTCATCCATGTGAACCTCCTGCAGGGTGGCGCCGAGCAAAGCACGGAAGAATGAGCCGCGCTAGCGGGCGTGCCGAAGGCGCGGCTTCAAGTCTATCAAGCCGCGATCCACAAGCGTGCGGTGGAATCGGCGTTTTCGCTCGGATCTAGATGCAAAGTAGGTTTCTCCGCAATCGTCCAGCAAGCTCGCGCGCGTGGCAAATATTGGATCAAGCGGGAGGCCTGTCCGTTGCAAAGCGACGGTTCCAAGAAAAGCGATATCGAGGTCTGCGCCCCGTCCGCGATCAAAGTGAGGGATACTCAAAGCCTCGATCGCGTAGAATGTACGAAA
This region of Bradyrhizobium sp. CCGUVB1N3 genomic DNA includes:
- a CDS encoding TAXI family TRAP transporter solute-binding subunit, with product MDDLSRIGIDAAKLPMWLRLIVVLVLVGLATAAGLYAYRWYVRPATLSIAVGSLDGDAPKILSALASRLVVNNAPVRLKIVETTGPIESAAAFSSGKTDLAVVRGDVGDLSQAQAIVVLAEAVALLVAPPGSAITDIAGLKRTTVGVVGGETNQKIVGVLTKAYDLGRANVAFKNLAPDDVRRALDTKEVRAVLFVVPLSDKYLSLVRGLFPQNAKTAPVLIPIENAGAIAEKERAYESFDIPKGTLRGSPPVPEDDVTTLRVSFYLVGKKSLDNDTIADFTQAITSAHRDILAEWPILAQFKAPDTDAGAYLPVHAGAAEFYNGSQQTFLDKWSNVIFLAPMALGALASIAAALWQFLRSGERKPREPALDGLYALGRQIRQAENETDLLEIENQIDELLRAQRARGDEDENTLDAATLNVAAHRLENLIHDRRVKLTVSSAEPAPTIRGGTPE
- a CDS encoding GNAT family N-acetyltransferase, with the translated sequence MDHFTTERLTAERLHEGHLTDLVALHLDPEVSRYLGGVRSPETTRTYLAVNMAHWDRHGFGLWALRTPTGEFAGRAGIRHILVDDVDEIEIAYTFKRSLWGRGLASEIANALTRIGLARPELPSLIGLVFVENGASRRVLEKSDFILERSTIYRGENVVIYRARR
- a CDS encoding nuclear transport factor 2 family protein; translated protein: MDDRTVRLALERHWNASDAGDFDAEHDIYREDAMLDYPQSGERIRGRHKIRESRFVQPNRKRFAVRRIVGGGDLWVTEFTLSYDDIPSYAVSIMEFREGLVAHETQYFADRFEPSPSRAHLVERV